In the Salvia miltiorrhiza cultivar Shanhuang (shh) chromosome 8, IMPLAD_Smil_shh, whole genome shotgun sequence genome, CAACAATATAATAACACCAAAagctctccccccccccccccccccctctttTTTCACCAAAAGCCAAGTTAAATAGTAGCAACTAGCAAGCAAGAAGGAAAAACATAAACTGAATTTCCCTTATATCCAAACAAGGATAATTTAAGGCCCAATTTCGTATGTGGGCCTTGAACGCAGTCTTGACGATCCAAACAACCCAAACCCATAGTATACAAACAAGGCTTCTGAATTTAAGCGGACTTCGTCATTTTTGAGGGATTTGTTTAAAGACATATATAAAAACAgattctatttaattttaaaatttatagatGGAGCCGGACTTTTCATGAGTTACTATCATCATTTTAGTTGAATAATTATGTATTGCACCTTTTCACGAAGTCCCTGAGGTGTAGTATATTTTCTACATTTGTATGATGTAGAGACCCTATCTGCATGCAGTATAGTGACTTAtgtgatgatatatatatatatatatatatatattaaaatcatttatattttatacacttaaaagtgtttttattctagctcacccctatatatatatatataggtgactTGGTATAGTCTTTGTTCAGCTCTTGCGTCGTAGTTCAAAAAAAATGTATTGCACTTTCATCACCTCTCGGCACATAACAGATCCCCCTCAAACAACTTATTTTgattagggctgtaaacgagccaagctactcgtgagctattcgacgttcgactcgataaaagctcgttcggtaatttaatgaacaactcgtttagctaaacaagccaaacttgagcatgacgatgctcGGCTTGTTAGTTCGTGAACAAGCTCGtgaagtgatttatcttaaaaacataagattattcattaaatgtcttactatattttatactatatgtagtaatatttggattaagtatctaattaacatcatttatttacaagaaaatagtaaatatattatatttttgtaaataaaataacttatatatttgaaaattaacttctgtattaggaaaataactaaaattttaaataaaaatttaaatttaaaaagctcgattaggctcggcaTTGTATTAGACTCGATTAAAGCTCAatcgataattaatcaaacagatcgattagctaaacgagccaagcttgaaCAAGACACTATTCGGCTCGATTCGACTCgactcgattacacccctaattTTGATGAGCTTGTAATATGAGTATAAATTATTCAATAAGATACATTAGTAAAATAAAGTACCACCTAGCTGTGGAACTTTTTTTTAAAGCTTGTAtagtaaaataaatactaatattCTTTAATTTGGAAACACATGCATCGTGGTTTTAGTATTCAAAGCAATTGAATTGAGGTGTGAATAAGGCCAATAAAACAGCACTTGTATGGTCAGTAAAATATAGGAAGAAGAAGACTATGATTCTGAGAATATACGCCCAACTTGCCCCACTGCATTCCTGCTACTGACAGAGGTGAGGTCAAACCTAACATCGCAAAACTTCAATTTCTAGAATCATATATCCATTCTTCGATTTAATCCGCCATTCCAATCCATATTTCTCCTAGCCATGTCTTCCCTCAGCCGATTTCTGCTACTCCTCCTCACCGCTGTCGCCGCCGCAGCGGACCGGCCGACGGTGTACGAGGCAATCGGATCGTACGGACTTCCGCAAGGCCTTCTGCCGGAGGGGGTGACGAACTACAAGCTCGACGTAGCCACCGGAAAATTCTCCGTTTACTTGGACAAGACGTGCAGCTTCACCATCCAGGGCTACGACCTCAAGTACAAGACCACCGTCACCGGCACGATCTCGAGGAACAGGATCAGGAATCTGACCGGAATCCAGGTCAAAATTCTATTTCTGTGGGTGAATATCGTGGAGGTCACCAAGGACGGCGGCAATCTCGAGTTATCCGTCGGGATCGCGTCCGCCGGTTTTCCGGCCGGCGATTTCGAGGAGAGTCCACGGTGCGGCTGCGGGTTTAAATGCGCGAATTCCGGTAGAAGCGGCGGCGGATTCAGCCTCGAAAAGCTTTTACCTCTCGTCCAAGTCTGATCGCGATATGCAGGTGAGTCTTATGTGGTTTTGTTGCTTCAAAATCgagttcaaaattatttaaggccattatcttagggctatttgcaaaaataggccactattttttggacttgcaaaaataggccaattattttagtttttggcatttttaggccacatttgagctcaattcagcatttataggccattttttggggtcaaaatgtggcccaaaatagCCTGATTGGATACACATGTGgcctaaaaatataaaaaactaaaataattggcctatttttgcaagtccgaaaaatagtggcctatttttgcaaatagccctaagataatggtcttaaataaatttaaactctTCAAAATCTTCAATCAGTTGCGACCGTGTATCAGTTTGCGGATTTGGCATGAGATTTGCATTTGGAAATCAGTGTTTATTCAAAATTTGCGAATTGCAGATGTAATTATGCAGTAATGCAGTTTCAGCATCGTGCGCAAAATCACTAAAATTTTATTAGAACTGAGTAATTTGGTAGCTTCATCTTATAATATGCAAGGGGTCGATTTTAAGATATTCAAATACCTTAATCTCGTTCTCgtactttaatttaaatttgttataCTATTACATTTAAACTATGATATTATCATTATATATGTTTGAAATATTATGTACTAGTATATGTGTGTGCGTGTGCATGtgaatttaaaattatgaatataTGCTAACGAATAGAAAATATTGCGCGGATAGAGTTTATTTTAGGGATGTTTTCACTTTGATTTTATGAAGCAGCCATAAATGTGGGCCCAATCGATAAGGTCCAAGTTCATCTGGTGGGATGGGTGGGCCCAATACGGCGTAAGCAGGCCCCAAAGATCTAAAGGACAAAATATGTAGATTAATAAAAGTGATTTTTTGagagaatttatttaataacgATTACTCATATTCC is a window encoding:
- the LOC131000412 gene encoding uncharacterized protein At5g01610-like; translated protein: MSSLSRFLLLLLTAVAAAADRPTVYEAIGSYGLPQGLLPEGVTNYKLDVATGKFSVYLDKTCSFTIQGYDLKYKTTVTGTISRNRIRNLTGIQVKILFLWVNIVEVTKDGGNLELSVGIASAGFPAGDFEESPRCGCGFKCANSGRSGGGFSLEKLLPLVQV